In Zingiber officinale cultivar Zhangliang chromosome 1A, Zo_v1.1, whole genome shotgun sequence, a genomic segment contains:
- the LOC122038879 gene encoding uncharacterized protein At5g39865-like — translation MGCTGSKQLRGGRSPGVVGRSQSLPVQLAGGRRQRSGDGYHDVSLTSSTLGLLMLDQGDHSSDDEVTAKISAEHQVAAVAAIKAGSAREIGCCHDTWSEMIERRIPKTPTMTPPNEPEVINAWELMAGLENASPLLLLPPAAHHRSFSFHTVRGAHRSSPDSEFTSSYSPKPEWMELSPDDSVFSDFDPEILSAFREALTQSPKREMEEEEDKKKPSLSVVRARINEFQQKIDAKKASRNPTSAKVAPSCKCPPGGEGKVVFYFTSLRGIRKTHEDCRTVDTILKGYGVRVDERDVSMHAGFKEELVGILGPGYRLPRVFADGSYIGGSDEVRQLHDQGILGKLLECCEMAPQGKGGGRASGGEVGCEWCGDVRFVPCETCSGSCKVYVEEEEEEEEELGGGFRRCPECNENGLVRCLLCR, via the coding sequence ATGGGTTGCACGGGATCGAAGCAGTTACGCGGCGGGCGGAGTCCCGGTGTCGTCGGGCGTAGCCAGTCGCTTCCCGTCCAGTTGGCCGGCGGCAGACGGCAGCGGAGCGGGGACGGCTACCACGACGTCTCGCTCACATCCTCCACCCTCGGCTTGCTGATGCTCGACCAAGGAGACCACAGCTCCGACGACGAGGTAACGGCGAAGATCTCCGCCGAACACCAGGTGGCAGCGGTGGCGGCGATCAAGGCAGGCAGCGCGAGGGAGATCGGCTGCTGCCACGATACTTGGTCCGAGATGATCGAGCGGCGGATCCCGAAGACGCCGACGATGACCCCGCCCAATGAGCCCGAGGTCATCAACGCATGGGAGCTCATGGCCGGCCTTGAGAACGCCagccccctcctcctcctccctcccGCCGCCCACCACCGCTCCTTTTCGTTCCACACCGTCCGGGGCGCCCACCGCTCCTCGCCTGACTCCGAGTTCACCAGCAGCTACTCGCCCAAGCCGGAGTGGATGGAACTCAGCCCCGATGACTCCGTCTTCTCCGATTTCGACCCCGAGATTTTATCCGCTTTCCGCGAAGCCCTAACTCAATCCCCAAAGAGGGaaatggaggaggaagaagacaagAAGAAGCCCTCTCTCAGCGTTGTACGAGCGAGGATCAATGAGTTCCAGCAAAAGATCGACGCGAAGAAGGCGAGCAGAAATCCTACTTCCGCAAAGGTGGCGCCTTCCTGCAAGTGCCCGCCCGGCGGCGAGGGGAAAGTGGTTTTCTACTTCACCAGCCTCCGCGGAATCCGCAAAACCCACGAGGACTGCCGCACCGTCGACACGATCCTCAAGGGCTACGGCGTCCGCGTCGACGAGCGGGACGTGTCGATGCACGCCGGGTTCAAAGAGGAGCTCGTCGGCATACTAGGGCCCGGCTACCGGCTGCCGCGCGTCTTCGCCGACGGAAGCTACATCGGCGGTTCCGACGAGGTGCGGCAGCTCCACGATCAGGGGATATTGGGCAAGCTGTTGGAGTGCTGCGAGATGGCGCCGCAGGGGAAGGGCGGAGGCCGCGCTAGCGGCGGGGAGGTGGGGTGCGAGTGGTGCGGCGACGTCAGGTTCGTCCCCTGCGAGACCTGTTCCGGAAGCTGCAAGGTCTAcgtggaggaagaggaggaggaggaggaggagctcgGCGGAGGTTTCCGGCGATGCCCGGAATGCAACGAGAACGGGCTCGTTCGATGCTTGCTCTGCCGTTAA